A genomic region of Amphiura filiformis chromosome 6, Afil_fr2py, whole genome shotgun sequence contains the following coding sequences:
- the LOC140154343 gene encoding thyrotropin-releasing hormone receptor-like, with translation MVINETLNCETLLNFEEAKPYMYTTANRIFVTVGVPIVLVVGIVGNVGFLIVLFRIKHMRNITNFYLANLSIADSCLLLMGALQYLWTYIHSPLDVNFVFATTLGCAVPNFLVYFCYFASVLLVTLIATERYLAICHPLEHHTITGKRRSFRLISVTWGIAVLMTGFAAPYGNPEIVCVDWPAEEPYIDYPMIVPVCRGTCDWCNRALYAIDPAQFIVAFLANTCMYGRIVTILSKRSIIADQNGSSSSATVRASRLMAENRDQVARMLVVNTVVFFVCLMPYCITNLDSLLTESTQDSQGFLSRKEKQILSWIAKLTTLLNSAANPYLYSVTNKRYRDAFLQAFTCSNKPRGNRRFSSYAYTPADTQGDTHGSIIGETKV, from the coding sequence ATGGTAATCAACGAAACTTTGAACTGCGAAACTCTCTTAAATTTTGAGGAAGCTAAACCGTACATGTATACGACTGCCAACAGGATTTTTGTGACCGTAGGAGTTCCTATTGTTCTAGTAGTTGGAATTGTTGGAAATGTAGGTTTCTTAATTGTTCTATTTCGTATCAAGCATATGCGAAACATAACTAATTTCTACTTAGCTAACCTTTCCATTGCGGATTCATGCCTGCTTCTTATGGGTGCTTTACAATACCTTTGGACCTATATTCATTCGCCATTAGATGTCAATTTTGTATTTGCAACAACTTTGGGTTGCGCTGTGCCAAACTTTCTTGTCTACTTCTGTTATTTTGCATCTGTATTGCTTGTTACTCTTATAGCAACTGAACGATACTTGGCCATATGCCATCCTTTAGAACACCATACAATAACTGGGAAACGCAGATCTTTCCGTTTGATATCAGTaacatggggtatagcagttttAATGACTGGATTTGCAGCACCCTACGGCAATCCTGAGATTGTATGTGTAGATTGGCCAGCAGAAGAACCGTACATCGACTACCCGATGATAGTTCCAGTTTGTCGTGGGACGTGTGATTGGTGCAACAGGGCGTTATATGCTATAGATCCTGCTCAATTTATTGTCGCTTTTCTTGCCAACACTTGCATGTACGGTAGAATAGTCACAATTCTTAGTAAAAGATCGATCATAGCTGATCAAAATGGATCATCGTCATCGGCGACGGTTAGAGCGTCAAGATTGATGGCGGAAAATCGAGATCAAGTGGCCAGAATGCTAGTGGTCAACACGGTAGTTTTCTTTGTATGTTTAATGCCGTACTGTATAACAAACCTCGACAGCTTGTTGACAGAATCTACTCAAGATTCGCAAGGATTTTTGTCACGGAAAGAAAAGCAAATACTATCATGGATTGCTAAGTTAACGACTCTTCTAAACTCAGCCGCCAACCCATACTTATACAGCGTTACAAATAAAAGATACAGAGATGCATTCCTGCAGGCATTCACCTGTTCCAATAAACCACGTGGTAATCGCAGATTTTCTTCATACGCGTATACGCCGGCTGATACGCAAGGCGATACGCATGGTTCAATAATAGGCGAAACAAAAGTATAG